Proteins encoded together in one Dermacentor variabilis isolate Ectoservices chromosome 2, ASM5094787v1, whole genome shotgun sequence window:
- the LOC142571093 gene encoding glycerophosphodiester phosphodiesterase 1-like has product MVSYCVVAMVVALGCWAFQRLSIPRVDDDLASEVILGVQRDDGSQLPPVFGHRGGGLDAPENTLAAFLEAKKNHAYGIEFDLSFTRDHVAVIFHDETLERTTNGTGRVEDTTFEELRRLDASCKHPLAQRFPAERVPTLGEAVEECLRLDMRLIIDVKKHDYRAVRVVDKLFRERQELYRRALVASFYPQFVYALRRRNPAIVTALTWRPGFLTYEDLNNTRPYYESRPYHWTAQVADWLLDKALHTGLLPHLTGASAVLISTNMMGPEYVRAWRKRGVHVIAWTSNHAAEKDFLRRKLRVPIITDTMRQV; this is encoded by the coding sequence ATGGTTTCCTACTGCGTCGTCGCAATGGTCGTCGCTCTCGGCTGCTGGGCTTTCCAGCGGCTGTCCATACCGCGCGTCGACGACGATCTGGCCTCGGAGGTGATCCTCGGAGTGCAGCGCGACGACGGCTCGCAGCTGCCTCCCGTCTTCGGACACCGGGGTGGCGGCCTCGACGCCCCCGAGAACACCCTGGCCGCCTTCCTAGAGGCGAAGAAGAACCACGCGTACGGAATCGAGTTCGACCTGTCCTTCACGCGGGACCACGTCGCCGTCATCTTCCACGACGAGACCCTCGAGCGGACCACCAACGGTACGGGCCGGGTGGAGGACACGACGTTCGAGGAGCTGCGTCGACTGGACGCCTCGTGCAAGCACCCGCTCGCGCAGCGTTTTCCGGCCGAGCGCGTCCCCACGCTCGGAGAAGCCGTCGAGGAGTGCCTCCGCCTCGACATGCGGCTCATCATAGACGTCAAGAAGCACGACTACCGCGCAGTTCGCGTCGTCGACAAGCTGTTCCGCGAGCGACAAGAGCTGTATCGGCGGGCGCTGGTCGCGTCCTTCTACCCCCAGTTCGTGTACGCCCTGCGGCGCCGAAATCCCGCCATCGTGACGGCGCTCACTTGGAGGCCCGGATTCCTGACCTACGAGGACCTCAATAACACGCGACCGTACTACGAGTCTCGCCCCTACCACTGGACGGCGCAAGTGGCCGATTGGCTGCTCGACAAGGCCCTCCACACCGGCTTGCTGCCTCACCTGACCGGCGCCTCGGCCGTTTTGATCAGCACCAACATGATGGGCCCCGAGTACGTGCGCGCCTGGCGCAAACGGGGTGTGCACGTGATCGCCTGGACCTCCAACCATGCGGCCGAAAAGGACTTCCTACGCCGAAAACTGCGGGTCCCCATCATTACCGATACCATGCGCCAGGTCTAG